Proteins from a single region of Macrotis lagotis isolate mMagLag1 chromosome 2, bilby.v1.9.chrom.fasta, whole genome shotgun sequence:
- the LOC141510824 gene encoding cytochrome P450 2J2-like, which translates to MIIALSRHYCNIQAEIDRVIGHSRQPTMADKENLPYTNAVIHEIQRMGDLLPFNVPRVARVDTTVAGYHVSKGTILLTNLTALHRDPNEWATPETFNPEHFLENGQFKKRESFLPFSIGKRACLGEQLARTEIFLFFTCLFQKFTFRAPPNTQLNLDFRAGLTHSPVPYKICALPRVM; encoded by the exons ATGATAATAGCATTGTCCCGACAttact GCAATATCCAAGCTGAGATTGACAGGGTGATTGGCCACTCCAGGCAGCCCACCATGGCTGATAAGGAGAATTTGCCCTACACTAATGCAGTCATTCATGAAATTCAGAGAATGGGTGATCTCCTTCCTTTCAATGTGCCCAGGGTGGCCAGGGTTGATACAACAGTGGCAGGATACCATGTGTCAAAG GGGACCATATTGTTGACCAACTTGACTGCCTTGCACAGGGACCCCAACGAATGGGCCACCCCAGAGACCTTCAACCCAGAACATTTTCTGGAGAATGGTCAATTCAAGAAAAGAGAATCCTTCCTGCCCTTCTCAATAG GAAAGAGGGCCTGCCTGGGAGAACAACTGGCCCGGACTGAgatcttccttttcttcacttGCTTGTTCCAAAAATTCACCTTCCGGGCCCCACCAAACACCCAGCTGAACCTGGACTTCCGAGCTGGCTTGACCCACTCTCCTGTCCCCTACAAAATCTGTGCCCTTCCACGAGTGATGTAG